CGTTCTCCGCGGTCTCGGTGTGGCCGAGCGGGTTGGTGGTCACCTTCTTGGCCGCCGCGTACAGGGTCGAGGGGGTGTACGCGGTGGTGGTCTTCTGATCGGCGGCGTCGAGGGTCTCGGTGACGCGACCGTGCTGGTCTACCTTGTTCCGCTCCACCGTGACGAATCCGGTTCCGGCGGCGTTCTGTTCGTCGACCCGGGTGACGTCGCCCTTGTCCGGGGCGGCCCCCAGGGTCTTGTCGTCGAAGTAGGTGCGCGTGTCGGAGATCAGGTCGTCGGGGAGTTTGGGGTCGGTGCCGCACACCTTGGCCACGGTCTTGACCGCGGAGCTGAACTCCAGCATGTTCTTGGCCGTGTTGCGGGCGTAATTGGTGAACGTGCAGGTCTCGTCACCGGACTTGGCGGTGTCGCCCAGGTCGGACTCGCGAGAGAGCATGCCGTAGGAGTCGAAGGCCCGCTCGACCTTGGTGCGCTGCCAGTCCGTGCCGACCTGGGTGCGCCCGGCCTCGATCCGGGCCTCCTGGACGTGGAACGCCTCAAGGTCCGGCAGGCCGTCGCCGCGCTTGTGGGTGGCCGTCGCGGCCGACTTCCACGGGGTGGAGGCGGACGCTTCGATGATCTTGCTGTCGTTGAGCGTGGCCTCGTCCCGGGTCATCCCGGCGAAGGCGGGGTGATCGTCGACCTCGTTACCCTCGCTGTCGGCGACCTTCGCGCCGGGGATGCCACGGAAGAAGCGGGCCTCACTGACCTGCTTGGCTCCGTCCGTGCCAGCGCCGACCGAGGTCTTCACGCGGGCGTAGCCGCGGAAGTCGGAATGGGTGCGGTACTTGGCCTCGGTGAAGGCGTCGTCGCTCTTGGCCCAGGCCACGCCACCGGTGTAGGTGTAGTCGGTCTGCTTCGCGATGGCACCGCCGACCTTGTCCTCCTCGCGGACCTGGGTGACGGCGTAGGTGTGGAACCAGTCCTTGACCGGCTTGTAGTCGGCGCCGGGGGAGTCCGGCGAGGACCAGTACACCGGGTAGCAGCGCTTGGTGTTGCCCTGCTCGGACGGCAGGCTGCCGCGCGTGCACTCGGGGTCGCTGTAGGTGGCGGCGATGGTGCCGCCCATCTCGTTGTGGATCGCCTGTACCCGGTAGCGGATCAGCGGAGGGATACCGTCGCCGGTCGCATCCACCCGGTTGGCGAGCTGCTTGCCGATGAACGTGATCGGCGGCAGCGCTGTGGCCGTGCCACCGGTGTAGCCGGTTCGTTTGATCGACTTCAGCCACAGGGCGGGGGAGGAGCCATCTCCGGTGGAGGGGAAGCTGTGGCCGAAGGCCCAGGTGTCGACCTTCTGGTACGTGTTCCCGACGCGGACCTCACTGGTGATGGACGCGATGCGCTTACGCGACCAGAACGAAGGGCTGTAGCGGTTCTTGCACTCGATACCGGGCGCGCAGTACTGGTCGAACGGCACGTCCGGCCAGTGCTTGGCGTTGGCGGCGGTGAACTTGTCGGCCGCGCAGTCGAACGAGCCGGACTTCACACACCGCTCCGCCGCCCTGAAGGTGACCTTCGCCGCAGGAGTGCCGGTGTAGAGGTTGTTGGAGCGCAGCCCGTACTCGATGCGCTTGAGGTAGCCGCCGCGCGTGTACGGGGTCGCCGTCGACTTGCCGGTGGAGAGCTGGACGTTGCGGCCGTAGTGGTTCTGTTCCTTGGACCAGTAGTAGGCCATGGCGTCGCCGTGCGGGTTCACCACGTAGTCCAGATTCCAGCGCCACGCCTGCTGGCACCACGCGGAGGCGAAGTCGGCCTTGTGGCAGGGCTCGCCGGAGTGGTTGCCGAACACCGGCACCGTCCAGGTCGAACCGGTCGTCTCCTTGCCGTCGGCGTGGCCGGGCAGCTTGTGGCGGCCGAAGAAGTACTGCACACCGGCGGTGTCGGTGACCTTCCAGTACTCGCCGTCATTGTCGCCGTTGCCGAGGGAGGCGTCCTTGAGGTGTTCGACCTTGCTGCCGTCGTCCTGCTTGAGCTTCCAGGCGCTGGTCTTGTCGTCCTTCACCAGTTCGTTGGTGGAGCCGCCCAGTGAGAGAACGGCGTTGTCTCCGGCCCAGCAGAGGTCGCCGTTCTTGGCCTTGTTCGTGCCGCCCGCCATGTCGGCGCTGCATGCCTTGTAGCGGCGCTCGATGAAGCCGGGCTCCAGGGTGAAGCCGTCACCGACGTTGTTGGCCTGGTTGTTGGTGGCCGCGGTGCGTCCATCCACGGCGGACGAGTTGTAGGCCAGTGACAGCTCTGGACCCAAGTCGCCTGCGGCGTCGGGGGTTTCGAGGTCGTAGGACCAGGTGAAGGCGCCCGAGGAGTCGCCGGCCTGCCAGTTGCCTGAGGGCGACAGCGAGGTCGCTTTATAGTCGCCGCTGGAGCCCGCCGGCTTCGAGGTCACGGCGAAGAGGGACCGGACCTTGAGGGGCTTGGACACCGACTGTTCGGACGCCGACTGTTCGGACGCCGACTGTTCGGGTGTCGGCGGTTCGGACGCCGACTGCTTCTGCGGCGGCTCTGCCTCGCCCGGCTCCTTGTCCATCTCCGAGGCAGAGTCGCCCTCAAGGGCTACCCGGGCCGTCAGCTGGGACTTGTCGCCGTCGTTGTCGACTGCCTTGAGCGGGGTCGGTGTGCAGTCACCGTTGCCCTTGCCCTTGCTCCCGTCCTTGTCCTTTTCTTTGCTGGTCTTGGACAGGGCGCACTCGGGCAGCTCCACGAGCGTCAGGCGGGAGGCCCAATCTCCGCCCATGGCATTGCGGAACTCGCTGTAATCGATGGACAATTGGGCGTCGCCGCCTGTGGAATCGACGGCCATAACCAGTCCGTCGATTCCGGCCCGTTCGGCGGCATTTCGATCCAAGACCTCGACGCCGACCTCGCCTGCCACGGGATTCGCATTCTCGGCGCTGCGTGGGGTGGGGGTCTTCGATACGCGGACCGGAAGCGCACCGGCCTTCAGGCTGACTTCACGCTTGTCAGTCATGTTTGCCTTGGCATTGCCAGGCCTGGGCCAGGCTGCGTCAGGGATGGACTTCCATTCCTTGCCCGCCGTCTCATCCTTGGCGACCCCTGGCGCCGCCGCCTTCGCTGTGTCGCCCACCTTTGTGACCGGCACCGGCGGAGTCTTCTGCAGTTCCGGCAGCGCCAGCGGAGAGAAGGCCAGCGCTTCGGCAGAAACCGTCCCCACCAGGAGAGTTGCTGCGGTGAACGACGTGACCGTTCGTACCGCGCCCCGACGCCACCATGCCCGTCTTGAGGGCTTGACTGTCGAGAACGCGCCTGGTGGCTCGTCGACTTCCCCGCGGACAGCAGTACGTGACACGGCGCAGACCTCTCCCCAAGGCGTAATCAGATGAACCGCGCCGACATTACACAGGCTTTACCTAGGTGCTTGACTGTTTCTAAGAGAGTTCTTACCTGCGAGGACTTTCGCCTGCCAGGTAGTTACCAAAGTCCTGAAAGTTAAGGACCAAAGACACTTTGAGCATCCGAACCACGATGCGGGGAATGGGATGTGACGGGTGTACGGGTGTGGGGTACGTTCCGCTGTGCTGATCCCAGGCGTCACGCCCTGGTCGAATTTCTGTGAAGGGACCCCTGTTGAGAACAGGCCGTCAACCCCGAAACTCCCGGCGTACGTTGCCTCGTATATCGTTGGCCTGCGCTCTGGCCACGGCCCTCGCCATTCCGGTTCTGGCCGTGTCGCAAGCTTCCGCGGAGCCCGGGCCAACCAGCCAGGAGCAGGCGAGGCAGGCAACCGGCGCGGAACCGGAGACGGCCGCATCGCGCAAGGCCGCACAGACAGGCGAACGGGTCGAAGTGCTCGCCCACCGCACCCAGTTCGACACGGTCTACGCCAACCCCGATGGCACCTTCACGGAGGAGACGGCGGCGGCGCCGGTCCGCGTGAAGCAGGACAACTCTCTGGTCGACGTCGACACCACCCTGCGTCTGCGGGACGGCGCGGTCCGTCCGAAGGCAGTCGACGTCGGCCTGGAGTTCTCCTCCGGCGGCGACGCGCCGTTGGTGACGATCACCCGCAACGATCGTTCCCTGACAGTCGATTGGCCGGGCCGGCTGCCCACCCCTCGCCTGGAGGGTGACACCGCCGTCTACCCGGAGGTGGCGCCGGGCATCGACCTGCGCATGCAGGCGGGCGTGGACGGCTATCAGCAACTGCTCGTGGTCAAGACCCGCGAGGCCGCCGACAACCCCCTGCTCAAGCAGGTCCGCTACGGTCTCGATGCCGACGGGGTGAGCGTCAGCACCGATCAGGCCGGCAACCTCACCGCGGTCAACCCCGCCGGGCAGGAGGTGTTCACCGCCCCGGCGCCCGAGATGTGGGACTCGGCCGGTGTCCCCGACACACAGCTGTCCACGGCCAAGACCAAGGCCGCCAGGACCAAGGACGTCGCCGCCCTGCTGAACGAGCAGGCGGACAAGCCCGCCACGCGCAGCGAGGACGTCTTCGAGCCCCGCTACGGCGCCACCACCACCCGTATGCCCCTCAAAGCGGGCAGCGATGAACTGGTCGTGACGCCGGATCAGAAGGTGCTGTCCGACCCGGACACCGTCTTCCCCGTCTACATCGACCCGACCGTATCCAGCCCCCGCCTGGGCTGGACCGCGGTCAGCAAGAAGCACCCCAGCACCTCGTACTGGAACCACTCCTCCAAGGTCGCCCGGGTCGGCCACGAGTCGGAGACCAGCGGCACCTGGCGCTCCTTCGTCCAGTTCGACCCGCGCAAGCTGCACGGCAAGCAGATCACCAAGTCCACCCTGCGCATCAAGAACACGCACTCCTGGTCCTGCACCAAGAAGCCCGTCGAGGCATGGCTGACCGGGGAGATCTCCTCGGCCACGACGTGGAACAAGCAGCCCGGTTGGTGGAAGAAGTACGCCACGGTCACCGACGCCAAGGGCTGGTCGTCCTCGTGCCCGGCCGGGAACCTGGAGTTCAACGTCAAGGGCGCCACCGCGGACGCCGCGGCCAAGAAGTGGAAGAAGATCTCCTTCGGGCTGCGCGCCAGCGAGAGCGACGTGCACGCGTGGAAGAAGTTCGACGCCTCCACCGCCGTGCTGTCCACCGAGTACAACTCGGTGCCGAACAAGCCCTCGAACCTGGACACGGTGCCCAGCATCCGAGTCAACAACACCTGCGGTGACAAGGGCACCTATGTCACCGTCGGCAACACCGACGTACAGCTGACCGCGAAGGTCTCCGACCCCGACGGCGGCAGCGTGACCGCACGCTTCCATCTGTGGCCCACCGGCAAGCACGACACCAGCCCTGGCATCGTCGTCAACCGCGACGTGAAGGTCACCTCCGGCAATGTCGCCCGCACTACCGTCTCCAAAGCCCTGCTCACCCAGCACCTCGGCGCTGCGAAAGGCAGCTACTCGTGGAAGGTGCAGGCCCGTGACGGCAAGGCCAACTCCGCCTGGAACCCCACCCAGGGTGCGCCCGGCTGCCGCTTCGCCTTCGACCCGAACCGGCCCAGCAACCCGCCCAGTATCACCTCCACCCAGTTCCCCGACGGACAGGACGGCTGGCCCGGGAACACCTCCCCCGCCCGCACCGAGGGCACCTTCACGCTGTCTTCCGCAGGCATCAAGGACGTCGTCAAGTACGAGTACTGGACCGACTGGGATCCCAAGGTCCGCTCCGTTAACACGCCTTCCGCAGGCGGCAGTACGAAGGTCAAGCTCACCCCGCCCTCGACCGGCCCCCAGCGCATCTTCGCCCGCTCCCTGGACAGGGCGAACAACAAGTCCGACACCCGCACCTACCTCTTCTACGCCAACCCCACCGGCAAGACCGATGAGCCCGGCGACCTCAACGGCGACGGCAACCCCGACCTGCTCGCCCTGCGCGACACCGGACAGCTGCGCATGTACGCGGGACAGGGCAATGGCCACATCGGCACCACCAGCGACGCCAGCACCCAGAACTTCACCGGCTCCCTGATCACCCGACGCGGCGACTGGACCGAGGACGGCTACGAAGACCTCGTCACCACCACTGGCGCCAAGGGCAGCCGACAACTGCACGTTCACCCCAACAACGGCTTCGGCTACGCCTGCACCAGTTACGGCGAGGAGGCGAACGGCTCCGCGTGCGGCGACGGACGCCGGGACCTGAGCCTGTACGACCCGGCCAACGACCACATCAAGAACGCCGACCAGATCCTGGCCATCGGCGACGTCGACGGCCCCACCGACCTGGACGGCAACGGCAAGATCGACGAATGGGACCTGCCCTCCTTCCCCGACCTGCTGGTCAAGGAAGGCAACCACCTGTGGCTCTACTTCGGCCATGCCACGGGCTACCTCGACGAATACGCCGAACCCGTCCTCGTCGGCGACGGCGGCTGGTCCGGATATGACCTCGCCGCCCCCGGCGACGTCACCAAGAACAACCACGTCGACCTGCTCGCACGTAAGCGCAGCACCGGCGAACTGTTCACCTACGAAGGCACCGGCCCGGACGGCGAAGGGCTCGGCTCCGGGGCACGCAAGCTGACGGCCACCGGCTTCACCCCCGCCGCCCGCCCCCTGCTCACCTCGGCCACGGACGCCGACAACGACGGCGTCCCTGACCTGTGGGCCACCACGAACGACACCAGCCGGGGGCTGCACTTCTACCCACGCCTGACGGCCGGTGGCCTCGGTGCTCCGGCCACGATCGGCACGGGCGGCTGGGACAAGATGACCGCCCTCGGCTGACGCCCGCGGACTGCGGTCTGCCTCTGCCGTCCGCGGTACGACGCGCAACTCGCATGACGAGTGGGGAGGCCCCGCGATGGGCCTCCCCACCTCCTCGAGCTGCGCGCCGCCACGCCCTCGGATCCCGGATCTTGCCGCGCGCACCCTAGTACCACCTCGACTCAGGACTTCACCCCGTGCACCACCGTCCCCACTCCCGCCACCGTCGCCTCCGCCCCCGCCCGAGAGGTCTTCAACCTGGTCAAGTCGGTCTCTACCGACCCCCTGTTATAGGGGCTGTCGTGACTGATGAGAGGGTCGGGCGGGTGAGCGAGACACCGAAGAACACCCTGCAGTACCGCTTCGACGGGCCGGAGGACGCCCCAGTCCTGATCTTGGGTGCCTCACTCGGTACCACATGGCACATGTGGGACCGCCAGATCCCCGACCTGATCCGGCAGTGGCGGGTGTTCCGCTTCGACATGCCCGGGCACGGCGGCGCGCCCGCGCACCCGTGCGGGTCCGTCGGGGAGCTCGCCGACCGGCTGCTCGCCACGCTCGACGAGCTCGGCGTGCACCGCTTCGGGTACGCGGGCTGCGCCTTCGGCGGTGCCATAGGGGCCGAGCTCGCGCTGCGGCACCCGCACCGCGTCGCCTCGCTCGCGCTGATCGCCGCGTCGCCGCGGTTCGGCACCGCCGACGAGTTCCGGCAGCGCGGTGTCATCGTGCGCAGCAACGGGCTCGACCCCATCGCACGCTCCGCCCCCGACCGCTGGTTCACGCCCGGTTTCGCCGCCGCGCAGCCCGCGATCACCGACTGGGCCGTGCAGATGGTGCGCACCACCGATCCCGGCTGCTACATCGCCGCCTGCGAGGCACTCGCCGCCTTCGACGTGCGCGCCGAGCTCGGTCGGATAGGCGTGCCCACCCTCGTGCTCGTCGGGTCCGAGGACCAGGTCACCGGGCAGGGGGAGGCCCGTACGCTCGTCGCCGGGATTCCGGATGCGCGGCTCGCCGTCGTACCCGGTGCCTCGCACCTCGCCCCCGTCGAGCAGCCCGCCGCCGTCACGGACCTCCTCGTACGGCACTTCTCCACCGCCTGGCAGCCCGCCCCCGACGCCACCATGGGCGGCCAGTCCGCGCTCGCAGCCGCGCCGCCGAAGCCCGTCCTCGGCCCGTCGCCCGCGCCCGTCTCGCCCGTCGCCGAGATCGGCCCCGTGGAGCAGCCCGAGGCCGTGCCGGGGAACGCGGGACCCGACCTGTACGACGCGGGGATGAAGGTGCGCCGCGAGGTCCTCGGCGACGCGCATGTCGACCGCGTGCTCGCCGCCGCCGACGACTTCTCGGGGGACTTCCAGGAACTCGTCACCCGCTACGCGTGGGGCGAGATCTGGAACCGGCCCGGCCTGGACCGCCGCTCCCGCAGCTGTGTCACGCTCACCGCGCTCGTCGCGGGCGGCCACCTGGACGAGCTGGCGTTCCACATCAGGGCGGCGCTGAGGAATGGTCTCACTCCGGCCGAGATCAAGGAGGTGCTGCTCCAGGCCGCCGTGTACTGCGGCGTTCCCGCGGCCAACGCCGCCTTCAAGATCGCTCAGGCCGTGATCCGTGAGGAAACCACGCCGCAGGAGTAGCAGGATGGGAGGCATGACGACATCTCCCGAATCTCCCGACAGCAGGGCCGGGCGCACGCCGCGCATGACGTTCACGAAGAAGTCCCACGCGTGCGTGCGGCTCGAAAAGGACGGGCGCACGCTCGTCGTCGACCCCGGCGGCTTCAGCGAGGAGGACGCCGCTCTCGGCGCCGACGCCATCCTCGTCACGCACGAGCACCCGGACCACTTCAACGAGGACCGGCTGCGGGCCGCCATGGAGGCCCGCCCAGGAGCCGAGATCTGGACTCTGAAGTCGGTCGCGGACCAGATCTCCGCGGCCTTCCCCGGACGCGTGCACACCGTCGGGCACGGCGACACGTTCACGGCCGCCGGGTTCGACGTCCAGGTCCACGGCGAACTGCACGCGGTCATCCACCCGGACATCCCGCGCATCACCAATGTCGGCTACCTCGTCGACGGCTCCGTGTTCCACCCCGGCGACGCGCTGACCGTCCCCGACCAGCCCGTCGAGACGCTGATGCTGCCCGTCATGGCCCCCTGGAACAAGATCTCCGAAGTGATCGACTACGTCCGGGAGGTCAAGCCGCAGCGCGCCTACGACATCCACGACGCGCTCCTCACCGACCTCGCCCGGCCGATCTACGACAACCAGATCGGCTCCCTCGGCGGGGCCGAGCACGTGCGGCTGACGCCGGGGGAGTCCGCGGATCTGTGACTGTCAGTGCCGCCCGGTAGGTTGTGAGGCATGCGCATTGCGACCTGGAACGTGAACTCGATCACCGCTCGTCTGCCGAGGCTCCTGGCATGGCTGGAGGCCACCGGCACGGACGTGCTGTGCATCCAGGAGACCAAGACGACGGCCGAGCAGTTCCCCGCCGAAGCGCTCCGCGAGCTGGGGTACGAGTCGGCGGTGAACGCGACGGGGCGGTGGAACGGCGTCGCGCTGGTCTCCAAGGTCGGCCTCGACGACGTGGTCAAGGGCCTGCCGGGCGGGCCGGGGTACGACGGCGCGGAGGAGCCCCGCGCGGTCTCAGCGACCTGTGGCCCCGTCCGCCTCTGGTCGGTGTACGTGCCGAACGGCCGCGAGGTCGACCACGCCCACTACGCGTACAAGCTCCAGTGGTTCGAGGCCCTGAAGGCGGCGATCGCCGAGGACGCGGCGGG
The sequence above is a segment of the Streptomyces sp. Je 1-369 genome. Coding sequences within it:
- a CDS encoding FG-GAP-like repeat-containing protein — its product is MSQASAEPGPTSQEQARQATGAEPETAASRKAAQTGERVEVLAHRTQFDTVYANPDGTFTEETAAAPVRVKQDNSLVDVDTTLRLRDGAVRPKAVDVGLEFSSGGDAPLVTITRNDRSLTVDWPGRLPTPRLEGDTAVYPEVAPGIDLRMQAGVDGYQQLLVVKTREAADNPLLKQVRYGLDADGVSVSTDQAGNLTAVNPAGQEVFTAPAPEMWDSAGVPDTQLSTAKTKAARTKDVAALLNEQADKPATRSEDVFEPRYGATTTRMPLKAGSDELVVTPDQKVLSDPDTVFPVYIDPTVSSPRLGWTAVSKKHPSTSYWNHSSKVARVGHESETSGTWRSFVQFDPRKLHGKQITKSTLRIKNTHSWSCTKKPVEAWLTGEISSATTWNKQPGWWKKYATVTDAKGWSSSCPAGNLEFNVKGATADAAAKKWKKISFGLRASESDVHAWKKFDASTAVLSTEYNSVPNKPSNLDTVPSIRVNNTCGDKGTYVTVGNTDVQLTAKVSDPDGGSVTARFHLWPTGKHDTSPGIVVNRDVKVTSGNVARTTVSKALLTQHLGAAKGSYSWKVQARDGKANSAWNPTQGAPGCRFAFDPNRPSNPPSITSTQFPDGQDGWPGNTSPARTEGTFTLSSAGIKDVVKYEYWTDWDPKVRSVNTPSAGGSTKVKLTPPSTGPQRIFARSLDRANNKSDTRTYLFYANPTGKTDEPGDLNGDGNPDLLALRDTGQLRMYAGQGNGHIGTTSDASTQNFTGSLITRRGDWTEDGYEDLVTTTGAKGSRQLHVHPNNGFGYACTSYGEEANGSACGDGRRDLSLYDPANDHIKNADQILAIGDVDGPTDLDGNGKIDEWDLPSFPDLLVKEGNHLWLYFGHATGYLDEYAEPVLVGDGGWSGYDLAAPGDVTKNNHVDLLARKRSTGELFTYEGTGPDGEGLGSGARKLTATGFTPAARPLLTSATDADNDGVPDLWATTNDTSRGLHFYPRLTAGGLGAPATIGTGGWDKMTALG
- the pcaC gene encoding 4-carboxymuconolactone decarboxylase, yielding MSETPKNTLQYRFDGPEDAPVLILGASLGTTWHMWDRQIPDLIRQWRVFRFDMPGHGGAPAHPCGSVGELADRLLATLDELGVHRFGYAGCAFGGAIGAELALRHPHRVASLALIAASPRFGTADEFRQRGVIVRSNGLDPIARSAPDRWFTPGFAAAQPAITDWAVQMVRTTDPGCYIAACEALAAFDVRAELGRIGVPTLVLVGSEDQVTGQGEARTLVAGIPDARLAVVPGASHLAPVEQPAAVTDLLVRHFSTAWQPAPDATMGGQSALAAAPPKPVLGPSPAPVSPVAEIGPVEQPEAVPGNAGPDLYDAGMKVRREVLGDAHVDRVLAAADDFSGDFQELVTRYAWGEIWNRPGLDRRSRSCVTLTALVAGGHLDELAFHIRAALRNGLTPAEIKEVLLQAAVYCGVPAANAAFKIAQAVIREETTPQE
- a CDS encoding MBL fold metallo-hydrolase, which produces MTFTKKSHACVRLEKDGRTLVVDPGGFSEEDAALGADAILVTHEHPDHFNEDRLRAAMEARPGAEIWTLKSVADQISAAFPGRVHTVGHGDTFTAAGFDVQVHGELHAVIHPDIPRITNVGYLVDGSVFHPGDALTVPDQPVETLMLPVMAPWNKISEVIDYVREVKPQRAYDIHDALLTDLARPIYDNQIGSLGGAEHVRLTPGESADL
- a CDS encoding exodeoxyribonuclease III, whose product is MRIATWNVNSITARLPRLLAWLEATGTDVLCIQETKTTAEQFPAEALRELGYESAVNATGRWNGVALVSKVGLDDVVKGLPGGPGYDGAEEPRAVSATCGPVRLWSVYVPNGREVDHAHYAYKLQWFEALKAAIAEDAAGPRPFAVLGDFNVAPTDDDVWDPALFVGATHVSEPERAALAALRETGLTDVMPRPLKYAHPFTYWDYRQLGFPKNRGMRIDLVYGNEPFAKAVSDSYVDREERKGKGASDHAPVVVDLDV